A window from Desulfovibrio aminophilus DSM 12254 encodes these proteins:
- a CDS encoding CerR family C-terminal domain-containing protein codes for MSRDSASREQTKENLLRAAIRVFGDKGFQAATVREICQAAGANVAAVNYHFGGKEALYAAVLELMFASSKHCGRDLPCPSPGAPAEERLRHLIRRSVLEIYGDLEGEDQAHCQALSSLFLMEMAHPSPDLDGVIARHVRPDTDELFSILSELLARAPDDDLVKDAGACVMGQILFYTVAWPIVERLRPDERPEMPPLDRLAEVITRFSLAGIAGLKKNPL; via the coding sequence ATGTCCCGGGATTCGGCCTCACGCGAACAGACCAAGGAAAACCTGCTGCGGGCGGCCATCAGGGTTTTCGGCGACAAGGGCTTCCAGGCGGCCACCGTGCGTGAGATTTGCCAGGCCGCCGGGGCCAACGTGGCCGCCGTGAACTACCATTTCGGCGGCAAGGAGGCCCTCTACGCGGCCGTGCTGGAACTGATGTTCGCCAGCTCCAAACACTGCGGCCGCGACCTGCCCTGCCCGTCTCCCGGAGCACCGGCCGAGGAACGCTTGCGCCACCTCATCCGGCGCTCGGTGCTCGAAATCTACGGCGATCTCGAAGGCGAGGACCAGGCGCACTGTCAGGCCCTATCCTCGCTCTTTCTCATGGAAATGGCCCACCCCAGTCCCGACCTGGACGGAGTGATCGCGCGCCATGTGCGGCCGGACACGGACGAACTGTTCTCCATCCTGTCCGAACTGCTGGCCCGCGCCCCGGACGACGATCTGGTCAAGGACGCCGGGGCCTGCGTCATGGGACAGATCCTGTTCTATACGGTGGCCTGGCCCATCGTGGAGCGCCTGCGGCCCGACGAACGGCCGGAGATGCCTCCGCTGGACAGGCTGGCCGAGGTCATCACGCGCTTTTCCCTGGCCGGCATCGCCGGTCTCAAAAAGAACCCGCT